In the Catenovulum adriaticum genome, TGATTGGTATAGCTAGTTGTTTTACCTAGGGTTAATTCTTGAAGTAAAGCACTTGTTTTCTGCTGTGACATAAGGCTAAATAACCGTTTATTAATTAAGTAAAAGTAGTTGAATATGTCTGACTCTGTTGAAAGTGCTTTGGCTGGATTTTTCCAGCGACACATTCAGGCCAGTGGTTTAATTGACCATGGTATAATTGAATATGATCCAGAATGGCAAAGCCCTTGTCAATCTGGAAATGAGAATGAAGGGAAAATAAACTGGAAGCCAGTTAAGCGAAGTACATCTGAAAGCTTAAACAATATAGAGATAGCGCTTGAAGTTCAATTGCACCCAGATATCCATTCTTTTTATACCGCCTTTTACGCCCCGACACTTGAAGCTTACTGGCAAGGTGATTTATTGAGTTTAATTCAAGTGTGGAACGAAGATGACTTTGCTATTTTACAAGAGAATATGCTGGGTCATCTAATGATGAAGCGTAAATTAAAA is a window encoding:
- the syd gene encoding SecY-interacting protein — translated: MSDSVESALAGFFQRHIQASGLIDHGIIEYDPEWQSPCQSGNENEGKINWKPVKRSTSESLNNIEIALEVQLHPDIHSFYTAFYAPTLEAYWQGDLLSLIQVWNEDDFAILQENMLGHLMMKRKLKQQASVFIATTDNDEYLISVLNKTGEVMLEKVGCEPHLKLADSISEFIDLLTFK